The Deinococcus aquaticus genomic interval TGGCTGCCGGTGCGCTTGCCGCGTCCCCGGCGTGTTCACCGCCAGAACGAACGCCGCCTCCGCCAGACTGTCCGCCAGGACGCACCCGGCCGCCCGCAGGTGCGCGCGCACCAGTTCGCCCGCCGGGCGGTCCTCGTACAGCAGCTCTGCGCCCGCCCCGCTCACGCCGCTGTACCGCACCCACACCGGCACCGTCTCCGGGCGTAGCGCGCGGGCCAGCAGCGCGCACGGCACCTCGTCCGCACCCGGGTACACGTCCAGCCGCTCCCACACGCCCAGTTCGTCCGCGCGGGCCTCCAGCATCCGCCGGTCGAAGGCCGCCAGTCCGTACGGCGTGGTGTCGTCCAGCGTCAGGCACAGGTGCGCCAGCGTGCCGTCCGCCAGCAGGTCCAGCGCCGCTAGGTGCAGCGCCCGGTTCCGCTCTCGCGTGCCCACCCAGTCGGCCAGCACCTCTGCGGGCAGCGCCGCCCGCGCTGTCTCCAGCGCCTCCCGGTGCACCTCACCGTGCCGCGCGTGCCGGTCGAACGCGTCACTGAACGCCCGGAGCTCCCGCCCCCACTGCCCGTAGTACGCCTTCTCCTCGTGCGGATCGTTGTCATGCGCGACCCGCACGATCACCCCAAACGCGTAGATCCGCAGCGCCGGGTTCAGCGCCCGCACCTCCCGCAGCGCCTCCAGCCGCGCCAGCGCCACGTCCAGTCCGTCCGTCACGCGCCGCGCCGGAATCATGCCGCCCAGACACAACGTTTCCAGGCACACGACCAGCGCGTCCGCCGCCCCGGCCTCCTCCAGCAGCCACGCCCGCAGCGCCCCCGTATCCCCGGGCGTGAAGAACTCCGGCAGCGCCCGCGCAGGTGGCACGTCCACCACCGCGCCCGTCATGCGGCCCAGCCCGACCGGCAGGTCCAGCGTGGGAGGGCGGGTATCCGGCGGGATCAGCAGCACGCGCTCAGGGATCATGCCCGGCAGGGTAGAGCATCCATCCCTGGCGCAGCCACCAACGCACCGCGCCCCATTGGAACGCGCCCCACCAGAAGCAGGCGGGGCGCAGACAGAAGCAGTGGCTCAGCTGGACAGGGGTTTCGGTCGGGTGTCCTTCCAGATGCCCCGGCTGGCCGCCTGCACAGGCACCGGCCGCAGGTCACCCGTTCCCGGCAGGGCCGGTTGTCGCCACCCGGCCGGCGGCACGGGCACGCCCGGCAGCGCGGCCGTCACGGCGCTCAGCAGTGCGGCGCGCATCAACGGTACCTGCTCACGAACGAACCGACGTTCAGGACGCCCTGCCCCATCTTCGACTTGTACGTCGCGTCCGTGCTGGGCGTGGCCGTCAGGCGCAGGTTCGCGGCGATGGTCGCGGGCCTCAGGTCCGCCGCGCCCGTCGACATGGCCAGCGCCACCGCCCCCGACACCGCCGGAGCGGCGAACGACGTGCCCGAAGCGTACGCCAGGCGGCTGTCCGGGTAGCTGGTCACCACCTTCTCACCGGGCGCAGTCAGGGACATGGCCGTGCTGTACGTCGAGAAGAAGGACTTCATGCCTTTCATGTCCACGCTCCCGATACCCAGCAGGCCGCTGTTCACCGTGAACTTCCCGGTCGTGAGGTTCTGCGCGGGATAGACCATGCCTTCCGTGCCGCTGTTCCCGGAGGAATTCACCACCACGACGCCCTTGGCGATCGCCGCACTGATCATGGCGTTCAGGGCAGCCGAGTCCGTATCGGAACCCAGTGACAGGTTGATGACGCGCGCACCGCTCGCCACTGCGCGGTCCACGGCCTGCAGCACCCGCGACATCGGCCCGCGCCCAGCGGGATTCAGGACCCGCAGCGGCAGGATTTCCGCGTTCGGCGCGATCTGCAGCACCACGCCGCTGACGGCCGTGCCGTGCCCGTACTTCTTGACGCCGGTGACCGGCAGCTCTTCTTGCGGGGTGGCGTCGCCGCCCACGTAATCCCACGCGCCCACCGTGTCGATCCGCCCGCGCAGCAGCGGGTGGTTCAGGTCGATGCCCGTATCGATCACGGCGACCTTCACGCCCCGCCCGAGTTCCGGGACCAGCCTGTGCGCAGCCTGAAGGTTTATCAGGCTCCAGTACTCCTGCGTACTCGCCCAGTCCTTGGCCTGCATGAAGGTGTTTCCGCCGGCCCAGCTGGTTGCGCCATTGGCCCAACTGGTCGCGCCGTTTGCCCAGCTGGTAGCACCCAGCCCGTCTGCCAGTCCCTCCGCTGAAGTGTCGTTCAATACTTCCAGTTCCTGATCGACTTCCAGCGTCACGCCCTGGGCATTCACGCCCAGCGCCTGAAGGCCCTGCCCGCTCAGGCTGGCGGCCTTCAGGGTCCCCGGAACCGACAGCAGCGCGTACCCGCTTTCCGGATGGAACGCGATGATCTGCGTGCCGGGCGCGGCGCTGCGCAGGGCCGCCTCGGTCACGTCGGCCCCGATCCGGACAGTGGCGATCTGGCCGCCGGAGACCAGCGCGGCCGGTGCGGGTAGAGCGCTCTGAACCGGCGCGGACCGCTGACTGCAGGCGGCCAGCGACAGCGCAGCGGCGATCAGGGTCAGGCGGGACAGGACGGTCGTGTGAATCTTCATGCTGCTTCCTCCGCTCTCCGGCAGCGCGGCCCGGCATAGCGAGCAGACGGTCTCGGAGTTCTGATGTTCAGTGTGCGGGGAAAGTGTGACGCCCCTGAGACAGCGAAACTCCCTGCCGGGTGCCCCCGACGGGTGAGTCCCCGTACGTGCTGGCCGGCCTCCAGCGAACTTCAGGTGCGCCTAAGTCGGGAAAAGTCACAAAACCGGGGTATTTGTGACGGCCACACGCCCGCTGAAAGCGCCTGGGGCCTGAAACCAGCCCACCGCACAACACCTGATACGGACTCCGATTGAATGGTTTGCAGAACCATTTCAGGCCGAGCGGAGCGAGTGGGAGAAAAACGGGTTCCGGGCGTGGAGTTGGCGACTTGGCGCCCTACCGAGTTGTTAACGAAACAGACGGAATCCGTATCAGTGTTCGGCTTCCAGCAGGGCGCAGACCCGGTTCCGTCCGGAGCGTTTGGCGCGGTACAGCTGCTCGTCGGCCAGCGAAACCAGCCGCTCGTGGTTCGGAACGCGTGGGTCCGTCGCCACGCCCATCGACAGCGATACCGTCAGCGACGGGTGAATCTGGGACCAGTCGTACACGTTCACCAGTTCACGGACCCGCTCGCAGATCCGCTGACCCTGCTCGGTGGTGGTGTTCGGGAAGACGAACAGGAACTCCTCACCCCCGTACCGCCCCACACTGTCCGAGGGCCGCACCGCGTTCTGGAACAGCGCCGCGACCATCCGCAACACCTGATCCCCCACCAGATGCGAGAACTGATCGTTGATCTGCTTGAAGTGATCGATGTCCGCCATGGCCACGCACAGCGGCGCCTGCGTGACCCGGCCGTGCAGGAACTCGTGCTGCAACACGCCCTCCACATGCCGCCGGTTGAACAGCCCGGTCAGGCCGTCCTCGGACAGCTGCCGCTCCAGCAGACGCGACTGCTCCTCCAGCATGTTCACCAGCCCGCTCTTCTCGGTGTTCACCCGCTCCAGCGCCTCGTTAGCACTCGCCAGCTCGATGGTCTTCAGTCGGTAGATCTGCGCCTCGGACTTCACGCGCTCGACCTCCAATTGCGTCATCAACGCCCGCGTCTTCAGGGCCGCTGCCAGACTGTGAATCTCACGTTCCACGTCATGATGCCGCCGGTACAGATCGAACGCTTCTTGGTGCCGTCCCTCGGCTGCACACAATTCCGACAGTTGCAGGTACGTGTTCATCATGATGTCTTTCGACGCCAGTGGTTCTGCCAATGCGAGTGAATGCCCGTAGTGTTCCCGTGCGCCTTTGAAATCACCAGTGTTCTGAAGAACGCGTCCGAGTTCAAGATGATGCTCGGCTTGCGGGATGGTCAGATTGTGCGTTTGCGCATCTCGGATTGCCTGCTGGAGCAGTGCAATGCCTTCTTGGACATTACCTAGTTGCGCAATGGCTCGACCCGCTGTGGCAAGAGCGATGGTGCCAACTTCGAGGTTGCCGGCGTGTTCGGCGTGCGTGATGGCGGCCTGCGCGGCCTGCGCGGCCCGTTCCGGCTGCCCCAAGTCGAAGGCGATGGTGGCCTGCATGCTCAGCGCAAACGCCATGCCGCTGACGTGATTCAGCGAGCTGTACAGTTCCAGGCCGTCCTGCGCGAGTTCCATGGCTTTGGCGTGGTCGCGGTTGTAGTAGTAGAGGTTCGAGAGATTGTGCAGGGCGTGCGCTTCACGCAGGCGGTCATGGTCCTCGCGGGCGATGCGCAGCACCACGGCCAGGTGATCGGCGGCCTTCTCGTACTCCTGAAGGTTCGAGTACACGGCGGCCGTGAAGTTGGCGCAGTCAGCCTGCAGGGCGCGGTTGTCGCACAGGATGCCGATGTCCATGCCCTGCGCCAGATGCGTCAGGGCTTCCTCGTACTGGCCGGCCATGAAGCAGTAAAAGCCGCTGGTGCGCTGCGCGAGGCCCAGGATCAGGTCGTTACCGCAGCGGCGCGCGGCGTCCAGGGCGCGCGGGGCGATCAGCGCGCCGCCCTTGGGGTCGCTCTGGCGGATACTCCAAGCCTGCTCGATCAGC includes:
- a CDS encoding DUF4127 family protein, whose product is MIPERVLLIPPDTRPPTLDLPVGLGRMTGAVVDVPPARALPEFFTPGDTGALRAWLLEEAGAADALVVCLETLCLGGMIPARRVTDGLDVALARLEALREVRALNPALRIYAFGVIVRVAHDNDPHEEKAYYGQWGRELRAFSDAFDRHARHGEVHREALETARAALPAEVLADWVGTRERNRALHLAALDLLADGTLAHLCLTLDDTTPYGLAAFDRRMLEARADELGVWERLDVYPGADEVPCALLARALRPETVPVWVRYSGVSGAGAELLYEDRPAGELVRAHLRAAGCVLADSLAEAAFVLAVNTPGTRQAHRQPDFGTVDTPHRHLPAFVDAVRADLRAGRAVSVADIAYPNGAEARLWTLMQGLPLAQLAGFSAWNTAGNTLGSAVAFGKLAALVTDRAGHAGTLFARMVDDVLYQGEVRPLLRAELGQPSPFDLGPQLPEANRRLAELMRPRAQAVWEQHFAGRGLTLELGEARLAWPRLFTGVFPLCVRSASGDSPPTPPTGDRPNG
- a CDS encoding S8 family peptidase, with the protein product MKIHTTVLSRLTLIAAALSLAACSQRSAPVQSALPAPAALVSGGQIATVRIGADVTEAALRSAAPGTQIIAFHPESGYALLSVPGTLKAASLSGQGLQALGVNAQGVTLEVDQELEVLNDTSAEGLADGLGATSWANGATSWANGATSWAGGNTFMQAKDWASTQEYWSLINLQAAHRLVPELGRGVKVAVIDTGIDLNHPLLRGRIDTVGAWDYVGGDATPQEELPVTGVKKYGHGTAVSGVVLQIAPNAEILPLRVLNPAGRGPMSRVLQAVDRAVASGARVINLSLGSDTDSAALNAMISAAIAKGVVVVNSSGNSGTEGMVYPAQNLTTGKFTVNSGLLGIGSVDMKGMKSFFSTYSTAMSLTAPGEKVVTSYPDSRLAYASGTSFAAPAVSGAVALAMSTGAADLRPATIAANLRLTATPSTDATYKSKMGQGVLNVGSFVSRYR